One Bartonella tribocorum CIP 105476 genomic window carries:
- a CDS encoding helix-turn-helix domain-containing protein — protein MARPETESKTIFGKRLRYVRLALGDPSRETLAKSFSMTKNSIAFYERGEREPNLSVLQTYRTLYGVNINWLLTGQGKMFDAEYTKGDFDWNYFIKKIEGLEETLAKCDRNEKPNQEKIDSSYEKLQQYLSRQGLSNGPNPRTATSLIDMKAKMANSYTLSLFIDLLIRSVSQKEVIANQ, from the coding sequence GTGGCACGTCCTGAAACTGAATCAAAAACCATATTTGGAAAACGTTTACGTTATGTACGTCTTGCTTTAGGCGATCCATCGCGTGAAACCTTAGCTAAAAGTTTTAGTATGACAAAAAATTCTATTGCTTTTTATGAGCGTGGAGAAAGAGAACCCAATCTTAGTGTCTTACAAACATACCGCACGTTATATGGTGTCAACATTAATTGGCTTTTAACCGGACAAGGAAAAATGTTTGACGCCGAATATACAAAAGGTGATTTTGATTGGAATTATTTTATTAAAAAAATTGAGGGACTAGAAGAAACACTTGCAAAGTGCGATCGTAATGAAAAACCAAATCAGGAAAAAATCGACAGCTCTTATGAAAAATTGCAGCAATATTTGTCAAGACAAGGTTTATCAAACGGCCCTAACCCTAGAACTGCAACCTCTCTGATCGATATGAAAGCCAAAATGGCTAATTCTTATACCCTTAGCTTATTTATTGATTTACTCATTCGAAGCGTATCCCAAAAAGAAGTTATAGCGAATCAATAA
- a CDS encoding YegP family protein: MYFEVFQGVHNQWYWRLISGDAQKVAFSSKGYPTKQDILMNIEQIKEITHKALIRELQS; encoded by the coding sequence ATGTATTTTGAGGTGTTTCAAGGAGTTCACAATCAATGGTATTGGCGTTTAATCTCGGGAGATGCACAAAAAGTTGCTTTTTCTAGTAAAGGGTATCCAACAAAACAAGATATCCTCATGAATATTGAACAAATCAAAGAAATTACCCATAAAGCTCTTATTAGAGAACTGCAATCTTAG
- a CDS encoding helix-turn-helix domain-containing protein: MTKTEKDWFQRLIELIKSDGRTMIEISRAAGCGQNYVQQMIKGGKRPSVDKLMAILNTLGNASAIYVITGFNISDEDLKLIALISSGDKKKIEALNVLLNEKQL, translated from the coding sequence ATGACAAAGACTGAAAAAGATTGGTTCCAACGCTTAATTGAATTGATAAAAAGTGACGGACGAACGATGATCGAAATAAGCAGAGCAGCAGGCTGTGGACAAAACTATGTCCAACAAATGATAAAAGGAGGAAAGCGACCTTCAGTCGATAAACTTATGGCTATTCTCAACACACTCGGAAATGCTAGTGCCATATATGTCATAACTGGCTTCAACATCTCCGATGAAGACCTAAAACTTATAGCTTTGATTTCGTCTGGAGATAAAAAGAAGATTGAGGCTTTAAATGTTCTGTTGAATGAGAAGCAGTTGTAG
- a CDS encoding SIMPL domain-containing protein: MIEKKTQPLKSSLVKIAILTFTLLAASLAGVRAYAEDNKRDATITVTATGESQAAPDMAIINLAVVTDDKTAQKALAANNKSMNDIVNAFKSNGIQANDLQTSGLSIYQSHADKHHEKKSNEKLYHVSNSLTVRIRDLSNAGKIFDQAMTLGVNSVNGITFTNADTKPFYQEARKKAITEAIEKAQTIAQAADLKLGKIIKINEKEDYYHPTPRLMSRAADASYADTNFAGGELNYNVTVTVVFAID; this comes from the coding sequence ATGATAGAAAAGAAAACTCAACCACTGAAGAGTTCTTTGGTTAAAATAGCCATATTAACATTCACACTCTTAGCCGCTTCATTGGCGGGTGTGCGTGCTTATGCTGAAGACAATAAAAGAGATGCAACGATTACAGTAACTGCAACCGGAGAAAGTCAAGCTGCACCGGATATGGCGATTATTAATCTCGCCGTTGTTACTGATGATAAAACTGCTCAAAAAGCATTAGCCGCGAATAATAAATCTATGAATGATATTGTAAATGCCTTTAAAAGCAATGGCATCCAAGCAAATGATTTACAAACATCGGGCTTATCTATTTATCAATCTCATGCCGATAAACATCACGAAAAAAAGAGTAATGAAAAACTCTATCATGTTTCAAATTCTTTAACCGTGCGCATTCGTGATCTTAGCAACGCTGGTAAAATCTTTGACCAAGCGATGACACTGGGGGTTAATTCAGTGAATGGCATTACTTTTACCAATGCAGATACGAAGCCATTTTATCAAGAAGCACGTAAAAAAGCCATTACTGAAGCCATTGAAAAAGCGCAAACAATAGCACAAGCGGCTGATTTAAAATTAGGGAAAATTATTAAAATTAATGAAAAAGAGGATTACTACCACCCAACACCGCGTCTCATGAGTAGAGCAGCTGATGCAAGCTACGCAGACACAAATTTTGCAGGGGGTGAATTAAATTATAATGTGACTGTCACTGTCGTCTTTGCGATCGATTAA
- a CDS encoding YcgN family cysteine cluster protein, with protein sequence MSGELPFWKVKKLEELSFSEWESLCDGCGRCCLHKVEDDDTGDLYATSIACRLLDGETCQCRDYVHRKSIVPDCISLDITTVKTARWLPESCAYKLIHEGKDLPWWHPLVSGDYQTVHKVHISARGYIEIYEDELSSEEDYLTHITGLLCESQ encoded by the coding sequence ATGAGTGGAGAACTTCCTTTTTGGAAAGTAAAAAAATTAGAAGAGCTTTCCTTCTCAGAGTGGGAGAGCCTTTGTGATGGCTGTGGTCGTTGTTGTCTCCATAAAGTTGAGGATGATGATACGGGTGATCTGTACGCAACCAGTATTGCTTGTCGTCTTTTAGATGGGGAAACTTGCCAGTGTCGAGACTATGTTCATCGTAAATCAATTGTACCAGATTGTATATCGTTAGACATTACAACCGTTAAAACAGCGCGTTGGCTTCCAGAAAGTTGTGCTTATAAGTTAATTCATGAAGGAAAAGATCTTCCATGGTGGCATCCATTGGTATCAGGAGATTATCAAACGGTGCATAAAGTACACATTTCCGCACGCGGATATATAGAAATCTACGAAGATGAATTATCATCTGAAGAAGATTATCTCACTCATATTACTGGTCTTCTATGTGAAAGCCAGTAA
- a CDS encoding helix-turn-helix transcriptional regulator: MTENDLLLTDRESAKLLHMSVSTFRRHVTNGSLPKPLKFGFLSRWLQSDLLNVIEQAKQQRQSDAA, encoded by the coding sequence ATGACAGAAAATGATCTTCTTTTAACGGACCGTGAAAGTGCAAAATTGCTTCACATGAGTGTCTCAACATTCCGCCGCCATGTTACCAATGGCTCTCTCCCAAAACCTTTAAAATTTGGTTTTTTATCCCGTTGGTTACAATCGGATCTTTTGAATGTCATCGAACAAGCAAAACAGCAACGTCAAAGTGACGCGGCATAA
- the rpoD gene encoding RNA polymerase sigma factor RpoD, whose product MATKVKQKDNAEVTSQASLDGPLLDFSDDAIKKMIKLAKKNGYVTMDELNAVLPSDEVTSEQIEDILAMFSEMGVNVVDDENEVESENYEEEITVEGGDLVEASSHAIATTTNKREVTDRTDDPVRMYLREMGAVELLSREGEIAIAKRIEAGRETMIAGLCESPLTFQALIIWRDELKEQRILLREIIDLETTYAGPEAKQAPVIERSEVDKIKGEDISSGIRNIGEDIGERGIEEDDEEDDDDVNLSLAAMENELCPQVMETLDFIAQTYVKLRKLQDQHVESSLAERKEGALTASQKKKYIQLKGELIQAVKSLSLNQNRIEALVEQLYDINKRLIHNEGKLKRIANSYGIGHDDFLREYQGRELDADWMNYIATLPAPGWKEFSMREAKEIQKLRSEIQNLAQATAISIGEFRRIVMQVQKGERESTIAKKEMVESNLRLVISIAKKYTNRGLQFLDLIQEGNIGLMKAVDKFEYRRGYKFSTYATWWIRQAITRSIADQARTIRIPVHMIETINKIVRTSRQILHEIGREPTPEELSSKLSMPLEKVRKVLKIAKEPISLETPVGDEDDSHLGDFIEDRNALLPIDAAIQANLRDTTTRVLASLTPREERVLRMRFGIGMNTDHTLEEVGQQFSVTRERIRQIEAKALRKLKHPSRSRKLRSFLDS is encoded by the coding sequence ATGGCAACAAAGGTTAAACAGAAAGATAATGCGGAAGTAACAAGCCAAGCGAGTTTGGATGGTCCTCTTCTTGATTTTTCTGATGATGCCATCAAGAAAATGATTAAACTTGCCAAAAAAAATGGTTACGTAACGATGGATGAACTCAATGCTGTTCTTCCTTCCGACGAGGTTACATCTGAACAAATTGAAGATATCTTGGCGATGTTCTCTGAGATGGGGGTTAATGTTGTCGATGATGAGAATGAAGTTGAGTCTGAAAATTATGAAGAAGAAATTACGGTAGAGGGTGGAGACTTAGTCGAGGCTTCTAGCCACGCAATTGCAACGACAACGAATAAGCGCGAAGTAACAGATCGTACGGATGATCCGGTGCGTATGTATTTACGTGAGATGGGAGCTGTTGAGCTTCTTTCACGGGAAGGTGAAATTGCTATTGCCAAGCGTATTGAAGCAGGGCGTGAAACAATGATTGCAGGACTTTGTGAGAGTCCTTTGACTTTTCAGGCTCTGATTATCTGGCGTGATGAGTTAAAAGAACAGCGTATTCTTCTTCGTGAAATTATTGATCTCGAAACCACTTACGCTGGTCCAGAAGCAAAGCAGGCCCCTGTTATTGAGCGAAGTGAAGTTGATAAGATAAAAGGAGAAGATATATCTTCTGGTATACGTAATATAGGAGAAGATATAGGAGAAAGAGGCATTGAAGAAGATGATGAAGAAGACGATGATGATGTTAACTTATCTCTTGCTGCAATGGAAAATGAGCTTTGTCCTCAAGTTATGGAAACATTGGATTTTATTGCTCAAACCTATGTAAAATTACGCAAATTACAAGATCAACATGTTGAAAGCAGTTTGGCAGAGCGTAAAGAGGGAGCTCTTACAGCTTCTCAAAAGAAAAAATATATTCAATTAAAAGGCGAGTTGATTCAAGCGGTAAAATCTCTTTCTTTGAACCAAAATCGTATCGAAGCGTTGGTTGAACAGCTTTATGATATCAATAAGAGATTGATTCATAATGAAGGTAAGCTGAAACGAATCGCTAACAGTTATGGCATTGGTCATGACGATTTTTTAAGAGAATATCAAGGTCGTGAATTAGATGCAGATTGGATGAATTATATTGCCACTTTACCAGCTCCGGGTTGGAAAGAATTTTCAATGCGTGAAGCAAAAGAAATTCAAAAATTGCGGAGTGAAATACAAAATCTTGCGCAAGCAACGGCTATTTCGATTGGTGAGTTTCGCCGGATTGTTATGCAGGTGCAGAAAGGTGAACGCGAATCAACAATTGCAAAAAAAGAGATGGTCGAATCTAATTTACGTCTTGTTATTTCAATTGCCAAAAAATACACTAATCGTGGCTTGCAGTTTCTTGATCTTATTCAAGAGGGCAATATCGGTTTGATGAAGGCTGTAGATAAGTTTGAATATCGGCGTGGCTACAAATTTTCAACTTATGCAACATGGTGGATTCGTCAGGCCATTACGCGTTCAATTGCAGATCAGGCACGCACTATTCGTATCCCTGTTCATATGATTGAAACAATTAACAAAATTGTGCGTACCTCACGTCAGATTCTCCATGAAATTGGGCGAGAGCCAACACCAGAAGAATTGTCTAGCAAGCTTTCTATGCCGTTAGAAAAAGTGAGAAAGGTTCTTAAAATTGCAAAAGAACCTATTTCACTTGAAACGCCTGTTGGTGATGAAGATGATTCCCATTTGGGTGATTTTATTGAGGATAGGAATGCATTATTACCCATTGATGCAGCTATTCAGGCTAATCTTCGAGATACGACAACACGTGTTCTTGCTTCATTAACACCACGGGAAGAACGTGTTTTGCGGATGCGTTTTGGGATAGGGATGAATACTGATCACACCTTGGAAGAAGTGGGACAACAGTTCTCAGTTACAAGAGAACGTATTCGTCAAATTGAGGCAAAGGCACTTCGTAAATTAAAGCATCCTAGCCGCTCGCGAAAATTACGCAGTTTTCTCGATTCTTAA
- the dnaG gene encoding DNA primase, translating into MRFPPDFLNELRSRLPISTVIGQRVDFDMRKSKPSRGDFWCCCPFHGEKTPSFHCDDHKGRYYCFGCGVSGDIFTFLCELDGLHFSESVERLADFAGMKLPIEDPQNHQRQMEKADLYDVMKIATDFFQYHLRDKGGAQARRYLEERGVTQKLIERFRIGFAPVKRTALKEALSTRGISIKQMEECGLLTVHEESVDSYDRFRNRIMFPIEDLRGRVVAFGGRALEKETRAKYLNSPETVLFHKGNILYNAAAARKNSRFVGDEKIHSLLVVEGYMDVIALTKVGFEGVVAPLGTALTEAQIELLWQMGKEPILCFDGDDAGLKAAFRVADRVLPLLKVGVCVRFVLLPQGKDPDEIVCAGGAQLFSSFLQKAIPLIELLWWRATYGKQFETPEARAALEKQLKQQIFMIKDEDIRRYYLQDVKKRLFDFFRPPFSKKKGGGRYGQTSPNRIFKDQSFSLLANSEIVRNSSQAIPLREAVILLTLAYYPELWHENFEILSELELKNTQLICFHQTMLEILGEQTLHDKETMVAFLEKRGQKALLERMKHLVRNIGMRIIFGGASIEDARAILKQAVYLHLQEHHLHKRLQDIEEQLVENPKSEVFDLLREIKNELEQMQATEALIEGFGSWLDEKIDGNTQDTIK; encoded by the coding sequence ATGCGTTTTCCGCCTGATTTCCTGAATGAACTGCGTAGCAGACTCCCAATTTCAACAGTGATTGGTCAACGGGTGGATTTTGACATGCGAAAAAGTAAACCTTCACGGGGAGATTTTTGGTGTTGTTGTCCATTTCACGGTGAGAAAACGCCCAGTTTTCATTGTGATGATCATAAAGGGCGTTATTATTGTTTTGGTTGTGGGGTAAGCGGAGATATTTTTACCTTCCTGTGCGAGCTTGATGGATTACACTTTTCAGAAAGTGTTGAGCGTTTGGCTGATTTTGCAGGAATGAAACTCCCTATTGAAGATCCTCAAAATCATCAACGTCAAATGGAAAAAGCTGACCTTTATGATGTGATGAAAATTGCAACAGACTTTTTTCAATATCATTTACGCGATAAAGGAGGGGCGCAGGCTCGTCGTTATCTGGAGGAGCGTGGTGTTACGCAAAAACTTATAGAGCGTTTTCGAATTGGTTTTGCGCCGGTAAAGCGTACAGCTTTGAAAGAAGCTTTGAGTACCCGCGGTATTTCAATAAAGCAAATGGAAGAATGTGGACTTCTCACAGTGCATGAGGAGAGTGTAGATTCTTATGACCGATTTAGAAATCGTATTATGTTTCCTATTGAAGATTTGCGTGGACGTGTGGTGGCTTTCGGAGGGCGTGCGTTAGAGAAAGAAACACGCGCAAAATATCTCAACAGCCCTGAAACAGTGCTATTTCATAAAGGAAATATACTTTATAACGCGGCAGCAGCGCGCAAAAATAGTCGCTTTGTTGGCGATGAAAAAATTCATTCACTTCTTGTTGTCGAGGGGTATATGGATGTCATTGCATTGACTAAAGTTGGTTTTGAGGGGGTTGTTGCGCCCTTAGGGACAGCATTAACGGAAGCACAAATTGAGCTTTTATGGCAGATGGGCAAGGAGCCCATTTTGTGTTTTGATGGAGATGATGCTGGTTTAAAGGCTGCCTTTCGCGTTGCTGATCGGGTGTTGCCTCTTTTAAAGGTTGGGGTTTGTGTCCGCTTTGTGTTGTTACCACAAGGAAAAGATCCTGATGAAATTGTTTGTGCTGGTGGTGCGCAGCTTTTTTCTTCTTTTTTGCAAAAAGCAATCCCATTGATTGAGCTTTTATGGTGGCGTGCTACTTATGGAAAGCAGTTTGAAACTCCAGAGGCACGAGCAGCACTAGAAAAACAACTCAAACAACAAATTTTTATGATTAAGGATGAAGATATCCGTCGTTATTATTTGCAAGATGTAAAAAAACGCCTTTTTGATTTTTTTCGTCCCCCTTTTTCAAAAAAGAAAGGGGGAGGGCGATATGGACAGACTTCACCCAATAGGATCTTTAAAGATCAATCCTTCTCTTTGTTAGCAAATTCTGAAATAGTACGAAATTCTTCGCAAGCTATTCCGTTGCGTGAAGCTGTAATTTTACTCACTTTAGCTTACTATCCTGAGTTATGGCATGAAAATTTTGAGATTCTCTCTGAATTAGAATTAAAAAATACACAATTGATCTGTTTTCACCAAACGATGTTGGAAATTCTTGGAGAGCAGACGCTCCATGATAAAGAGACAATGGTTGCGTTCTTAGAAAAAAGAGGGCAAAAGGCTCTATTAGAGCGTATGAAACATCTTGTGCGAAATATTGGTATGCGTATTATCTTTGGGGGAGCTTCTATCGAAGATGCACGTGCTATATTAAAACAAGCTGTCTACTTGCATCTTCAGGAACACCACCTACATAAGAGGTTACAGGATATTGAAGAGCAACTTGTAGAAAATCCTAAGAGTGAGGTTTTTGATCTGCTTCGGGAGATAAAAAATGAGCTGGAGCAGATGCAGGCAACAGAAGCATTAATTGAAGGGTTTGGAAGTTGGTTGGATGAAAAAATAGACGGGAATACACAAGATACGATAAAATGA
- a CDS encoding mechanosensitive ion channel family protein encodes MIEFIVQYPWLEVISWFIILTIFALLINFVGRKLLIHGAKKLSSFLPKNTTTDIHNAIQYLANIISAFILSVGVNFISTLPDAFGTVINNLANAFIIFFVVLTISACLNIINILYEQRPTARLKPIKGYIQIAKIALFAIAAVLMVATLIDRSPLILFSGLGAMAAVLMLIFQDTLLSLVAGIQISSTDMVRVGDWIEIPNLGADGDVIEIALHTVKVQNFDNTITSVPIRKLVTDPFKNWRGMQESGGRRIKRSLFIDQSSIHFLTEEEQKYLSRFNLLENYFTQKIAEIDQWNAQLDKNHDVVANTRRLTNIGTFRAYVFAYLQQHLNINPNMTFMARQLPPTENGLPLEIYCFTNTTVWIDYEQIQGDIFDHLYSILPFFGLKVFQNPSGYDFNQVLKVKAK; translated from the coding sequence GTGATCGAATTTATTGTTCAATATCCGTGGTTAGAAGTTATTTCTTGGTTTATTATTCTCACTATATTTGCCCTTTTAATCAACTTTGTAGGACGAAAATTACTCATTCACGGAGCAAAAAAACTCTCTTCTTTCCTCCCCAAAAATACAACGACCGATATTCACAATGCTATTCAATACCTAGCGAATATCATTTCAGCTTTTATTCTTTCAGTCGGTGTTAATTTTATATCCACATTGCCCGATGCATTCGGAACTGTCATCAATAATCTCGCCAATGCCTTCATTATCTTTTTTGTTGTTCTGACAATTTCTGCCTGCCTCAATATCATTAACATCCTTTACGAACAACGACCAACAGCACGACTAAAACCAATAAAAGGGTATATTCAAATTGCTAAAATTGCCCTTTTTGCCATTGCAGCAGTTTTAATGGTCGCCACGTTAATTGACCGCTCCCCTCTTATTCTTTTCTCCGGTCTTGGTGCAATGGCCGCAGTTCTCATGTTAATTTTTCAAGATACACTTCTTTCTCTCGTTGCCGGTATTCAAATTTCATCCACCGATATGGTTCGTGTTGGTGATTGGATTGAAATTCCCAATCTCGGTGCTGATGGCGATGTTATCGAAATTGCCCTTCATACTGTTAAAGTTCAAAATTTCGACAACACCATCACCTCAGTTCCTATCCGTAAACTTGTGACCGACCCTTTTAAAAATTGGCGTGGAATGCAAGAATCAGGTGGCAGACGCATCAAACGCTCCCTTTTTATTGATCAATCCAGTATCCATTTTCTCACAGAAGAAGAACAAAAATATCTTTCCCGATTTAATTTATTAGAAAATTATTTTACACAAAAAATAGCAGAAATCGATCAATGGAACGCTCAATTAGATAAAAATCATGATGTTGTAGCCAATACGCGCCGTTTAACCAACATTGGAACTTTTCGTGCTTATGTTTTTGCTTATCTACAACAGCATCTCAACATCAATCCCAATATGACCTTTATGGCCCGACAATTACCCCCTACAGAAAATGGTTTACCCTTGGAAATCTATTGCTTTACGAACACCACCGTTTGGATAGACTATGAACAAATTCAAGGTGATATTTTTGACCATCTTTATTCCATTCTTCCTTTTTTTGGTCTAAAGGTTTTTCAAAACCCAAGCGGTTATGATTTTAATCAAGTATTAAAAGTAAAAGCAAAGTAA
- a CDS encoding Na/Pi cotransporter family protein — protein MNGSLVLLHLAGAVSLLLWATRMVRTGIERAYGDRLKYNMRHVISKPLFAVSFGLFTAMILQSSTAVTLLVGSFVESGFVSGIAGLMAVRGGELGSALVIKILTYDLTLVVPLCLLMGTCIFMTTEKREWRQIGRIVIGIGLLILSLQMISTATEPLRDSEILPSIIRYLSTDPVSTFLLAAALTYFLHSSIAGIILLINFANYDLIHTQLCVVMVLGVNFGSSLIAPLLTRNASPNTRLVPLGNLLMRGAGSILVLILFLFFQPPITWLGNNAPTQVINAHIVFNVFILLAGIPLSKWVLKLTTQIVHMSTKKTQADKTLNLSDQTALDDSVLERPALALSNVMREVIHICDLVDIMLEKIMGLYEKPDPTIIAELNQLNTILDKKHIAIKLYLARLAGQKLSNEEALQTQELLDACIKLDQAGDIIIHNMLMLVKKKQQKGLKFSSEGWSDLLHFHAIVLANAHIAFNVLVSRDTHTAHLLVQKKDQLRNLEKEMSLKHFKRLREGDLKNVESSSLHLDTVRDLKQINSLLTSMIYPILEQQGLLQSSRLRNPAEE, from the coding sequence ATGAATGGTTCATTGGTACTCCTCCATCTTGCTGGCGCTGTTTCTTTACTTCTCTGGGCTACACGCATGGTACGCACAGGAATTGAACGCGCCTATGGTGACAGACTTAAATATAACATGCGCCACGTCATTTCAAAACCATTGTTTGCTGTAAGTTTTGGGCTTTTTACAGCAATGATTTTACAGAGCTCTACAGCCGTAACGCTCCTCGTTGGTTCTTTCGTTGAATCTGGTTTTGTCTCTGGAATAGCAGGGCTTATGGCAGTACGTGGAGGAGAATTAGGATCAGCACTCGTTATTAAAATTCTCACCTACGATCTCACACTTGTTGTACCCCTTTGTCTTTTAATGGGCACTTGTATCTTCATGACAACGGAAAAACGTGAATGGCGCCAAATAGGACGTATTGTCATTGGTATTGGCCTTTTGATTTTGTCTTTACAAATGATAAGTACCGCAACAGAACCTTTACGGGATAGTGAAATTTTACCGAGCATCATTCGTTATCTTTCAACCGATCCTGTCTCAACTTTTTTGTTGGCTGCAGCTTTAACCTACTTCTTACATTCATCCATTGCAGGAATCATTTTGCTGATTAATTTTGCCAACTACGACCTTATCCACACACAACTTTGTGTTGTCATGGTTCTTGGTGTTAACTTTGGTTCTTCTCTGATAGCCCCCCTTTTAACACGCAACGCTTCTCCGAATACCCGCCTCGTTCCCTTGGGGAATTTACTCATGCGTGGAGCCGGTTCAATTCTTGTGCTGATCTTATTTCTGTTTTTTCAACCACCCATCACATGGCTTGGCAATAACGCCCCCACGCAAGTGATCAACGCCCATATCGTTTTTAATGTTTTCATTCTCCTAGCTGGAATACCGCTTTCAAAATGGGTTTTAAAATTGACCACTCAAATCGTTCATATGAGTACAAAAAAAACGCAAGCCGATAAAACGCTTAATTTATCGGATCAAACAGCTCTTGATGATAGCGTTCTTGAACGCCCAGCTTTAGCGCTCTCGAATGTCATGCGTGAAGTTATTCATATTTGTGATCTTGTCGACATCATGCTAGAAAAAATCATGGGACTTTATGAAAAACCCGATCCCACTATTATTGCTGAACTCAATCAACTAAATACCATATTAGACAAAAAACATATCGCCATAAAACTTTATCTTGCACGATTAGCAGGACAAAAATTATCGAATGAAGAAGCTCTTCAAACGCAAGAACTTCTAGATGCCTGTATAAAATTAGACCAAGCAGGCGATATCATTATTCACAATATGCTGATGCTGGTTAAAAAGAAACAACAAAAAGGTCTAAAATTCAGCAGTGAGGGCTGGAGTGATCTCCTTCATTTCCATGCCATTGTACTGGCCAACGCGCATATCGCATTTAATGTTCTCGTCTCCCGTGACACCCACACTGCACATCTCTTGGTCCAAAAAAAGGATCAACTACGAAACTTAGAAAAAGAGATGAGTTTAAAACATTTTAAACGCTTACGTGAGGGGGATCTCAAAAATGTAGAATCATCCAGTCTTCATCTGGATACTGTCCGCGACCTCAAACAAATTAACTCTCTGTTGACCTCAATGATCTACCCTATTTTAGAACAACAGGGACTTCTTCAAAGTTCGCGCCTACGCAATCCTGCTGAAGAATAG
- a CDS encoding GlsB/YeaQ/YmgE family stress response membrane protein has translation MENANIGWIAAIIIGGIAGWAAQYIMKSQTGILLNIILGIIGAALASFLFSLLGVSFAGWLGYLISGFIGACILIWIGRKIRS, from the coding sequence ATGGAAAATGCAAACATCGGTTGGATTGCGGCTATTATTATCGGCGGAATTGCAGGTTGGGCTGCACAATATATTATGAAAAGCCAAACAGGGATATTGTTAAATATTATCTTAGGAATTATTGGCGCTGCGTTAGCGAGCTTCCTTTTTAGTCTTTTAGGCGTAAGTTTTGCTGGTTGGCTTGGTTATCTTATTTCAGGTTTTATAGGAGCCTGTATTCTTATATGGATAGGACGGAAAATTCGATCATAG